In Carya illinoinensis cultivar Pawnee chromosome 7, C.illinoinensisPawnee_v1, whole genome shotgun sequence, the following are encoded in one genomic region:
- the LOC122314899 gene encoding probable linoleate 9S-lipoxygenase 5 isoform X1: MFHFTDLSLSPMKSCGVRPITTIESVIKGGDRFTSVHSTRRVRPISFIRNQLGFSFTRTDLSPSRRLKITSTAEMNQTPRGVPVPKGAKSSHNTVEVAKNDSGNKKIKIKGTVVLMKKNVLDFNDFHASVLDRVHEFLGQGVSLQLISADNVDPENRLQGKLGKPAYLEDWITTITPLTAGESAFKVTFNWDNEIGVPGAFLIRNNHHSEFYLRSVTLEDVPGQGQIHFVCNSWVYPAEKYKKDRIFFANKTYLPSETPAPLRKYREEELLNLRGDGRAELQEWDRVYDYAYYNDLGSPDKGPKYVRPVLGGSSEYPYPRRGRTGRPPTKTDPHTESRLNLLMSINIYVPRDERFGHLKMSDFLAYALKLIAQFLKPELEDLVDSTPNEFDSIQDIFKLYDGGIELPNSLLENIRDKIPAQMLKEIFRTDGEGLLKFPVPQVIKEDRFAWRTDEEFAREMLAGVNPVIIRLLQEFPPSSKLDSKAYGDQTSTITNDHIEKNLNGLTIDEAIKNNKLFILDHHDALMPYLRRINKTSTKIYASRTLLFLKEDGTLKPLAIELSLPHPEGDQFGAISKVYTPAEEGVQSYIWQLAKAYVAVNDSGYHQLISHWLHTHAAMEPFIIATNRQLSVLHPIHKLLHPHFRDTMNVNALARQVLISAGGALEHTVFPAEYTMEMSSVVYKDWVFPEQALPSDLIKRGMAVKDVNSPHGVRLLIEDYPYAVDGLEIWSAIEAWVEEYCSFYYQTDEMVQNDSELQSWWKELREEGHGDKKDEPWWPKMQTRKELIETCTTIIWIASALHAAINFGQYPFGGYPPNRPAMSLQFMPEEGTPDYEELKTNPDRAFLKRFTSQLLTVLGISLVEVLSRHSSDEIYLGQRDTVEWTSDNKPLEAFEKLGKNLAEIEDRITRRNKDKKLKNRAGPVKMPYTLLYPSSQEGLTGKGIPNSVSI; encoded by the exons ATGTTTCACTTCACAGATCTGAGTCTGTCACCAATGAAGTCATGTGGGGTAAGGCCGATCACAACTATTGAATCCGTAATCAAGGGTGGAGATCGCTTTACATCAGTGCATAGTACTCGTCGTGTTCGACCCATATCTTTCATCAGGAACCAGCTTGGTTTTTCATTCACGAGAACTGATTTATCGCCATCAAGAAGGCTGAAAATCACCTCAACAGCCGAGATGAACCAAACCCCACGAGGAGTTCCGGTACCCAAAGGAGCCAAGTCCTCGCACAACACCGTGGAGGTCGCGAAAAACGACAGCGggaacaagaaaataaagatcaaaGGGACTGTGGTGCTGATGAAGAAGAACGTTTTGGACTTCAACGACTTTCATGCATCGGTTCTTGATCGTGTGCATGAGTTTTTGGGCCAAGGGGTCTCTCTGCAACTAATCAGTGCTGATAATGTTGACCCAG AAAATAGGTTACAAGGCAAACTTGGAAAGCCAGCATATTTGGAAGATTGGATTACCACAATCACCCCCTTAACTGCAGGCGAATCTGCCTTCAAGGTTACATTTAACTGGGACAACGAGATTGGGGTTCCGGGGGCATTTCTAATAAGAAATAATCATCATAGTGAGTTCTACCTTAGAAGTGTCACGCTTGAAGATGTTCCTGGACAAGGTCAGATCCACTTTGTGTGCAACTCATGGGTTTACCCTGCAGAGAAATACAAGAAAGATCGCATTTTCTTCGCTAACAAG ACATATCTTCCAAGTGAAACACCAGCACCACTACGCAAGTACAGAGAAGAAGAACTATTGAACTTGAGAGGAGATGGAAGGGCAGAGCTCCAAGAATGGGACAGAGTCTATGACTATGCTTACTACAATGATTTGGGAAGTCCTGATAAGGGTCCAAAATATGTGCGTCCTGTTCTTGGAGGGTCTAGTGAGTACCCTTATCCGCGAAGGGGAAGAACTGGCCGACCACCAACAAAGACGG ATCCTCATACCGAGAGCAGGCTGAACCTTCTTATGAGCATAAACATTTACGTCCCAAGAGATGAAAGATTTGGTCACTTGAAGATGTCAGACTTCCTTGCTTACGCGCTGAAACTAATAGCTCAGTTTCTCAAACCTGAGCTAGAAGATCTAGTTGACAGCACCCCCAATGAGTTTGACAGCATACAAGATATATTCAAACTCTATGATGGAGGGATTGAGCTCCCCAACAGTTTGCTTGAGAATATAAGGGACAAGATCCCTGCACAGATGCTCAAGGAAATCTTCCGAACTGATGGTGAAGGACTCCTTAAATTCCCAGTGCCTCAAGTGATTAAAG AGGATAGGTTTGCTTGGAGGACTGATGAAGAATTTGCTAGAGAAATGCTGGCTGGAGTTAACCCTGTCATCATTCGTCTTCTCCAA GAATTCCCCCCATCGAGCAAGTTGGACAGTAAAGCATATGGTGATCAAACCAGTACAATAACCAACGACCACATAGAAAAGAACTTAAATGGGCTCACCATCGATGAG GCAATCAAGAACAACAAGCTATTCATATTAGATCACCATGATGCACTGATGCCATACCTGAGGAGGATAAACAAGACTTCCACAAAGATTTACGCCAGCAGGACACTCCTTTTCTTGAAAGAGGATGGGACTTTGAAGCCATTGGCGATTGAATTAAGCTTGCCCCATCCTGAGGGAGACCAATTTGGAGCCATTAGCAAAGTATACACCCCAGCTGAAGAAGGTGTCCAAAGCTACATTTGGCAACTAGCTAAAGCTTATGTTGCTGTCAATGACTCTGGCTATCATCAGCTCATCAGCCACTG GTTGCATACCCATGCAGCAATGGAGCCATTCATAATAGCAACCAATAGGCAGTTGAGCGTGCTTCACCCAATTCATAAACTGCTGCATCCGCATTTCCGTGACACTATGAATGTAAATGCATTAGCCCGGCAGGTCCTCATCAGTGCTGGTGGTGCCCTGGAGCACACAGTATTTCCAGCTGAATATACCATGGAGATGTCATCAGTAGTTTATAAAGACTGGGTTTTTCCTGAGCAAGCTCTCCCTTCTGATCTCATCAAAAG AGGAATGGCAGTTAAGGATGTGAATTCCCCACATGGTGTCCGCCTACTGATAGAGGATTACCCTTATGCTGTTGATGGGTTGGAAATCTGGTCAGCAATCGAAGCATGGGTTGAAGAATACTGCTCCTTCTATTACCAGACCGATGAAATGGTCCAAAATGACTCTGAACTGCAGTCCTGGTGGAAGGAACTCAGAGAGGAGGGTCACGGCGACAAGAAAGATGAGCCCTGGTGGCCAAAAATGCAGACACGCAAAGAGCTAATAGAAACGTGCACTACCATCATATGGATAGCTTCGGCCCTCCATGCTGCTATCAACTTTGGACAGTACCCTTTTGGAGGCTACCCTCCAAACCGCCCAGCAATGAGCCTTCAGTTCATGCCTGAGGAAGGCACTCCTGATTATGAAGAGCTTAAGACAAACCCTGATAGAGCTTTTTTGAAAAGATTTACTTCCCAGCTACTGACTGTTCTTGGCATTTCCCTTGTAGAAGTCTTGTCAAGGCATTCATCTGATGAGATTTATCTTGGGCAAAGAGACACTGTAGAGTGGACCTCAGACAACAAACCATTGGAAGCCTTTGAAAAACTTGGAAAGAATCTGGCAGAAATTGAGGATAGAATAACAAGGAGGAACAAGGATAAGAAACTGAAAAACCGTGCTGGTCCTGTCAAGATGCCATACACTTTGCTCTATCCTTCTAGTCAAGAAGGACTAACTGGCAAGGGCATTCCCAACAGCGTCTCAATCTGA
- the LOC122314899 gene encoding probable linoleate 9S-lipoxygenase 5 isoform X2 encodes MKSCGVRPITTIESVIKGGDRFTSVHSTRRVRPISFIRNQLGFSFTRTDLSPSRRLKITSTAEMNQTPRGVPVPKGAKSSHNTVEVAKNDSGNKKIKIKGTVVLMKKNVLDFNDFHASVLDRVHEFLGQGVSLQLISADNVDPENRLQGKLGKPAYLEDWITTITPLTAGESAFKVTFNWDNEIGVPGAFLIRNNHHSEFYLRSVTLEDVPGQGQIHFVCNSWVYPAEKYKKDRIFFANKTYLPSETPAPLRKYREEELLNLRGDGRAELQEWDRVYDYAYYNDLGSPDKGPKYVRPVLGGSSEYPYPRRGRTGRPPTKTDPHTESRLNLLMSINIYVPRDERFGHLKMSDFLAYALKLIAQFLKPELEDLVDSTPNEFDSIQDIFKLYDGGIELPNSLLENIRDKIPAQMLKEIFRTDGEGLLKFPVPQVIKEDRFAWRTDEEFAREMLAGVNPVIIRLLQEFPPSSKLDSKAYGDQTSTITNDHIEKNLNGLTIDEAIKNNKLFILDHHDALMPYLRRINKTSTKIYASRTLLFLKEDGTLKPLAIELSLPHPEGDQFGAISKVYTPAEEGVQSYIWQLAKAYVAVNDSGYHQLISHWLHTHAAMEPFIIATNRQLSVLHPIHKLLHPHFRDTMNVNALARQVLISAGGALEHTVFPAEYTMEMSSVVYKDWVFPEQALPSDLIKRGMAVKDVNSPHGVRLLIEDYPYAVDGLEIWSAIEAWVEEYCSFYYQTDEMVQNDSELQSWWKELREEGHGDKKDEPWWPKMQTRKELIETCTTIIWIASALHAAINFGQYPFGGYPPNRPAMSLQFMPEEGTPDYEELKTNPDRAFLKRFTSQLLTVLGISLVEVLSRHSSDEIYLGQRDTVEWTSDNKPLEAFEKLGKNLAEIEDRITRRNKDKKLKNRAGPVKMPYTLLYPSSQEGLTGKGIPNSVSI; translated from the exons ATGAAGTCATGTGGGGTAAGGCCGATCACAACTATTGAATCCGTAATCAAGGGTGGAGATCGCTTTACATCAGTGCATAGTACTCGTCGTGTTCGACCCATATCTTTCATCAGGAACCAGCTTGGTTTTTCATTCACGAGAACTGATTTATCGCCATCAAGAAGGCTGAAAATCACCTCAACAGCCGAGATGAACCAAACCCCACGAGGAGTTCCGGTACCCAAAGGAGCCAAGTCCTCGCACAACACCGTGGAGGTCGCGAAAAACGACAGCGggaacaagaaaataaagatcaaaGGGACTGTGGTGCTGATGAAGAAGAACGTTTTGGACTTCAACGACTTTCATGCATCGGTTCTTGATCGTGTGCATGAGTTTTTGGGCCAAGGGGTCTCTCTGCAACTAATCAGTGCTGATAATGTTGACCCAG AAAATAGGTTACAAGGCAAACTTGGAAAGCCAGCATATTTGGAAGATTGGATTACCACAATCACCCCCTTAACTGCAGGCGAATCTGCCTTCAAGGTTACATTTAACTGGGACAACGAGATTGGGGTTCCGGGGGCATTTCTAATAAGAAATAATCATCATAGTGAGTTCTACCTTAGAAGTGTCACGCTTGAAGATGTTCCTGGACAAGGTCAGATCCACTTTGTGTGCAACTCATGGGTTTACCCTGCAGAGAAATACAAGAAAGATCGCATTTTCTTCGCTAACAAG ACATATCTTCCAAGTGAAACACCAGCACCACTACGCAAGTACAGAGAAGAAGAACTATTGAACTTGAGAGGAGATGGAAGGGCAGAGCTCCAAGAATGGGACAGAGTCTATGACTATGCTTACTACAATGATTTGGGAAGTCCTGATAAGGGTCCAAAATATGTGCGTCCTGTTCTTGGAGGGTCTAGTGAGTACCCTTATCCGCGAAGGGGAAGAACTGGCCGACCACCAACAAAGACGG ATCCTCATACCGAGAGCAGGCTGAACCTTCTTATGAGCATAAACATTTACGTCCCAAGAGATGAAAGATTTGGTCACTTGAAGATGTCAGACTTCCTTGCTTACGCGCTGAAACTAATAGCTCAGTTTCTCAAACCTGAGCTAGAAGATCTAGTTGACAGCACCCCCAATGAGTTTGACAGCATACAAGATATATTCAAACTCTATGATGGAGGGATTGAGCTCCCCAACAGTTTGCTTGAGAATATAAGGGACAAGATCCCTGCACAGATGCTCAAGGAAATCTTCCGAACTGATGGTGAAGGACTCCTTAAATTCCCAGTGCCTCAAGTGATTAAAG AGGATAGGTTTGCTTGGAGGACTGATGAAGAATTTGCTAGAGAAATGCTGGCTGGAGTTAACCCTGTCATCATTCGTCTTCTCCAA GAATTCCCCCCATCGAGCAAGTTGGACAGTAAAGCATATGGTGATCAAACCAGTACAATAACCAACGACCACATAGAAAAGAACTTAAATGGGCTCACCATCGATGAG GCAATCAAGAACAACAAGCTATTCATATTAGATCACCATGATGCACTGATGCCATACCTGAGGAGGATAAACAAGACTTCCACAAAGATTTACGCCAGCAGGACACTCCTTTTCTTGAAAGAGGATGGGACTTTGAAGCCATTGGCGATTGAATTAAGCTTGCCCCATCCTGAGGGAGACCAATTTGGAGCCATTAGCAAAGTATACACCCCAGCTGAAGAAGGTGTCCAAAGCTACATTTGGCAACTAGCTAAAGCTTATGTTGCTGTCAATGACTCTGGCTATCATCAGCTCATCAGCCACTG GTTGCATACCCATGCAGCAATGGAGCCATTCATAATAGCAACCAATAGGCAGTTGAGCGTGCTTCACCCAATTCATAAACTGCTGCATCCGCATTTCCGTGACACTATGAATGTAAATGCATTAGCCCGGCAGGTCCTCATCAGTGCTGGTGGTGCCCTGGAGCACACAGTATTTCCAGCTGAATATACCATGGAGATGTCATCAGTAGTTTATAAAGACTGGGTTTTTCCTGAGCAAGCTCTCCCTTCTGATCTCATCAAAAG AGGAATGGCAGTTAAGGATGTGAATTCCCCACATGGTGTCCGCCTACTGATAGAGGATTACCCTTATGCTGTTGATGGGTTGGAAATCTGGTCAGCAATCGAAGCATGGGTTGAAGAATACTGCTCCTTCTATTACCAGACCGATGAAATGGTCCAAAATGACTCTGAACTGCAGTCCTGGTGGAAGGAACTCAGAGAGGAGGGTCACGGCGACAAGAAAGATGAGCCCTGGTGGCCAAAAATGCAGACACGCAAAGAGCTAATAGAAACGTGCACTACCATCATATGGATAGCTTCGGCCCTCCATGCTGCTATCAACTTTGGACAGTACCCTTTTGGAGGCTACCCTCCAAACCGCCCAGCAATGAGCCTTCAGTTCATGCCTGAGGAAGGCACTCCTGATTATGAAGAGCTTAAGACAAACCCTGATAGAGCTTTTTTGAAAAGATTTACTTCCCAGCTACTGACTGTTCTTGGCATTTCCCTTGTAGAAGTCTTGTCAAGGCATTCATCTGATGAGATTTATCTTGGGCAAAGAGACACTGTAGAGTGGACCTCAGACAACAAACCATTGGAAGCCTTTGAAAAACTTGGAAAGAATCTGGCAGAAATTGAGGATAGAATAACAAGGAGGAACAAGGATAAGAAACTGAAAAACCGTGCTGGTCCTGTCAAGATGCCATACACTTTGCTCTATCCTTCTAGTCAAGAAGGACTAACTGGCAAGGGCATTCCCAACAGCGTCTCAATCTGA